Proteins co-encoded in one Capsicum annuum cultivar UCD-10X-F1 chromosome 9, UCD10Xv1.1, whole genome shotgun sequence genomic window:
- the LOC107854764 gene encoding probable glutathione S-transferase encodes MAEEVTLLDFWCSMYGMRARIALAEKGVKYEYKEEDLKNKSPLLLQMNPIHKKIPVLIHNGKSICESLVIVQYVDDVWKGTGPVLIPSDPYEKAQAWFWSDYMDNTEHEYARKTWASKGEEQKQAIKDFLGGLKLLEGVLGDKPYFGGDSFGFLDVSLIGYYSWFLAYETFGKFNVESECPKLISWVKRCLERDSVSKALPDPQKVCEFVLQLRKKFGLE; translated from the exons ATGGCAGAAGAAGTGACTCTATTAGATTTTTGGTGCAGTATGTATGGCATGAGGGCAAGAATTGCACTTGCGGAAAAAGGTGTGAAATATGAGtacaaagaagaagatttgaAGAATAAGAGTCCTTTGCTTTTACAAATGAATCCTATTCATAAGAAAATTCCAGTATTAATTCACAATGGAAAATCAATTTGTGAATCACTTGTTATAGTTCAATATGTAGATGATGTTTGGAAAGGAACTGGTCCTGTGCTTATTCCTTCTGATCCTTATGAGAAAGCTCAAGCTTGGTTCTGGTCTGATTACATGGACAATACT GAACATGAATACGCAAGAAAGACATGGGCATCAAAAGGAGAAGAGCAAAAACAAGCAATCAAAGACTTTTTAGGTGGACTTAAATTGCTAGAAGGAGTACTTGGTGACAAACCATATTTTGGAGGAGACAGTTTTGGATTTCTTGATGTATCTTTGATTGGTTACTATAGTTGGTTTCTTGCCTATGAAACATTTGGGAAATTTAATGTAGAATCAGAATGTCCCAAATTgatttcatgggtgaaaaggtGTTTGGAAAGGGATAGTGTGTCTAAGGCACTTCCTGATCCTCAGAAAGTTTGTGAGTTTGTCCTCCAACTCAGGAAGAAATTTGGATTGGAATGA